In Solanum lycopersicum chromosome 5, SLM_r2.1, the following are encoded in one genomic region:
- the LOC101262919 gene encoding cytochrome P450 CYP73A100 produces MAKFINKMTIYSILFTIIFISCSKLLSFPLNNISLVVLPILPLIFYFLYANNSQITLPPGPRPVPIFGNWLQVGNDLNHRLLATMAQTYGSIFLLKLGSKNLVVISNPELANQVLHTQGVEFGSRPRNVVFDIFTGNGQDMVFTIYGDHWRKMRRIMTVPFFTNKVVHQYSDMWENEMDLVVDDLKKLKHEGIVIRRRLQLMLYNIMYRMMFDDKFESLDDPLFIEATKFNSERSRLAQSFDYNYGDFIPLLRPFLRGYLNKCKDLQTRRLAFFNNYFVEKRRKLMAENGEKHKISCAIDHIIDAQMKGEISEENVLYIVENINVAAIETTLWSMEWAIGELVNHPNVQQKIRDEISTVLKGKSVTESNLHELPYLQATINETLRLHTPIPLLVPHMNLDEAKLGDYTIPKETKVVVNAWWLANNPAWWKNPNEFRPERFLEEDGGTEAAVAGGKVDFRYLPFGMGRRSCPGIILALPILGLVIAKLVSNFEMQAPSGEGKVDTSEKGGQFSLHIAKHSTVVFKPVAA; encoded by the exons atGGCCAAATTTATTAACAAAATGACCATCTATTCGATTCTCTttacaattatatttatttcatgttcaaaattattatcattcCCTCTCAATAACATTTCACTTGTTGTACTCCCTATACTTCCCCTTATTTTCTACTTCCTCTATGCCAACAATTCCCAAATCACCCTCCCTCCGGGCCCACGGCCCGTCCCGATTTTCGGTAATTGGCTTCAAGTCGGTAACGACTTGAACCATAGACTCCTAGCGACCATGGCACAAACCTATGGTTCGATATTTTTACTCAAACTCGGGTCCAAAAACTTAGTTGTTATATCGAACCCTGAGCTAGCTAATCAAGTCCTACACACACAAGGGGTTGAGTTTGGGTCACGTCCACGTAACGTTGTGTTCGATATATTCACGGGGAATGGACAAGACATGGTGTTCACAATATATGGTGATCATTGGAGAAAAATGAGACGTATCATGACAGTACCATTTTTCACTAACAAAGTTGTGCACCAATATAGTGATATGTGGGAAAATGAAATGGACCTAGTTGTTGATgacttgaaaaaattgaaacatgAAGGAATTGTTATAAGGAGACGTTTGCAATTGAtgttatataatattatgtatagGATGATGTTCGATGACAAATTTGAGTCTTTAGATGATCCGTTGTTTATTGAGGCAACTAAGTTCAATTCAGAGAGAAGTAGATTAGCTCAAAGCTTTGATTACAATTATGGTGATTTTATACCTTTGCTTAGACCATTCTTGAGAGGGTATCTTAATAAGTGCAAAGATCTACAAACAAGGAGACTTGCATTCTTCAACAATTATTTTGTGGAGAAAAGAAG GAAACTAATGGCTGAAAATGGAGAGAAACACAAGATAAGTTGTGCTATTGATCATATAATAGATGCTCAAATGAAAGGAGAAATAAGTGAAGAAAATGTGTTGTATATTGTGGAGAATATCAATGTTGCAGCAATTGAAACAACTTTATGGTCCATGGAATGGGCTATAGGTGAGCTTGTTAATCATCCAAATGTTCAACAGAAAATTAGGGATGAAATCTCAACTGTACTTAAAGGTAAGTCAGTCACAGAATCAAATCTCCATGAGTTGCCTTACTTGCAAGCCACAATAAATGAGACACTAAGACTCCACACACCAATACCTTTACTGGTACCACACATGAACCTTGATGAAGCAAAGTTAGGTGATTACACTATCCCTAAGGAAACTAAGGTGGTTGTGAATGCATGGTGGTTGGCTAACAACCCTGCATGGTGGAAAAACCCGAATGAGTTCCGACCTGAGAGGTTTCTCGAGGAGGATGGTGGCACGGAGGCAGCTGTTGCTGGTGGTAAGGTGGATTTCAGGTACTTACCGTTTGGTATGGGGAGGCGGAGCTGCCCCGGAATCATCCTTGCATTGCCAATTCTGGGGCTTGTGATAGCCAAACTAGtgtcaaattttgaaatgcaGGCTCCTTCAGGTGAGGGAAAAGTTGATACAAGTGAAAAAGGAGGGCAGTTTAGCTTGCACATTGCAAAGCATTCCACAGTTGTGTTCAAGCCTGTTGCTGCATAA
- the LOC101250803 gene encoding pentatricopeptide repeat-containing protein At3g42630, whose translation MAAGLALSIAVTPKLRLISHQNQSSAQKGGNIDPRINYRDCASLIQGLSRKKLPVAAERLVLEMKSEGFVPDSSTLSALMLCYATNGLFCKALAAWDEIMNSSFLPDVHVIAELIDIYGCKGYLDVAVRILHQIQLKDSNLLRDVYAQAISRFGKKGQLELMEVMLEEMVSMGFPVDSTTGNAYVIYYSNFGTLSEMEVAYGRLKMSRILIEEEAIRSISLAYLKKEKFYSLGQFVRDVGLCRRNVGNLLWNLLLLSYAANFKMKSLQREFVRMVESGFFPDLNTFNIRALAFSKMSLFWDLHVTLEHMKHEKVVPDLVTYGSVVDAYLDRGLGRNLDFALRKLNTNDCVTVATEPLVFEAMGKGDFHLSSEARLEFSKKTNWTYEVLITTYLKKYFRRNQIFWNY comes from the exons ATGGCAGCTGGGTTAGCTTTATCCATAGCCGTAACTCCAAAATTGAGGTTAATTTCCCACCAAAATCAATCTTCTGCACAAAAG GGAGGGAATATTGATCCACGTATTAATTACAGAGATTGTGCTTCACTGATACAGGGGTTAAGTAGGAAAAAATTGCCTGTTGCTGCTGAAAGGCTAGTCCTTGAAATGAAATCTGAGGGTTTTGTACCTGATAGCTCTACCTTGTCAGCATTGATGCTATGCTATGCTACTAATGGTTTATTTTGCAAAGCATTAGCCGCTTGGGATGAAATTATGAATAGTTCATTTCTGCCGGATGTTCATGTAATTGCAGAACTGATTGATATTTACGGTTGCAAAGGATATCTAGATGTTGCTGTCAGAATATTGCATCAGATTCAGTTGAAAGATTCCAACCTGCTTCGTGATGTTTATGCTCAGGCTATCTCTcgttttggaaagaaagggcAGCTTGAATTGATGGAAGTTATGTTGGAAGAGATGGTTTCCATGGGGTTCCCTGTTGACTCTACGACTGGAAATGCCTATGTTATTTACTATAGCAATTTTGGCACGCTGAGTGAAATGGAAGTTGCATATGGCCGTCTTAAGATGTCAAGAATTCTTATAGAGGAAGAAGCAATCAGGTCGATATCCTTGGCTTATCTCAAGAAAGAGAAGTTTTATAGTTTAGGTCAGTTTGTAAGAGATGTCGGTCTATGTAGGAGAAATGTCGGGAATCTATTGTGGAACCTGTTACTTCTTTCTTATGCTGCCAACTTCAAAATGAAAAGTTTGCAGAGAGAATTTGTGAGAATGGTAGAAAGTGGATTTTTTCCTGATCTTAATACTTTCAATATTAGAGCTTTGGCATTTTCAAAGATGTCTTTATTTTGGGATCTGCATGTAACCCTTGAACATATGAAAcatgagaaggtagttcctgaTCTTGTGACTTACGGTTCTGTTGTTGATGCATACTTGGATAGAGGTCTGGGACGAAATTTGGATTTTGCCTTAAGGAAATTGAATACAAATGATTGTGTTACAGTAGCAACAGAACCGCTTGTATTTGAGGCCATGGGGAAAGGGGATTTCCACTTAAGCTCGGAGGCACGTTTAGAGTTCAGTAAGAAAACAAATTGGACATATGAGGTGCTTATTACCACCTATCTCAAGAAATACTTCCGCCGTAATCAAATCTTTTGGAACTATTGA